The Streptomyces sp. NBC_00659 genomic interval ACCAGCGCGTTCATGGCGATCCCGGAGAACAGATAGGCCACCGCCGGAATGAGCAGATAGTCCAGCATCACCATCCACCCCGCGACGAACCCGGCCTCCGGGCCGAGCCCCGCGCGCGCGTAGGCGAACACCGAACCCGCCTGGGGGACCACCCGGACCATCTGGGCGTAGCTGAAGGCGGTGAACGCCATGGCCGCCGTCGCGACGACGTAGACCAGCGCCACCGCCCCGTGCGACCTCGCGTCCAGCGCTCCGAAGACCCCGACCGGGGCCATCGGGGCGATGAACAGCAGCCCGTAGACGACCAGGTCCCGGAAGCCGAGGCTGCGCCGCAGCCGCTGCTCCGCCGGGTCCGTGCCGGCGGTGGCCCGCGCGTCGGACATCGTGCCTCCCGGGAATCGCCTGGTCCCACCCCAGCGGCTGCCCACAGTCTCTCCGAGGAGGCGATCCCTGACCCGCCGGGCGCGGCCTTACGATGGGGGCATGACCGCTTCGCCTGGCCGCCGTGTCCTGCTCGCCGCCCCCCGTGGCTACTGCGCGGGCGTGGACCGCGCCGTGATCGCCGTGGAGAAGGCCCTCGAGCAGTACGGGGCTCCGATCTACGTCCGTCACGAGATCGTCCACAACAAGTACGTCGTGCAGACCCTGGAGAAGAAGGGCGCGATCTTCGTCGAGCGGACGGCGGAGGTCCCCGAGGGGTCCATCGTCATGTTCTCGGCACACGGCGTCTCCCCCGTCGTCCACGACGAGGCCGCCGCCGGCAAGCTCGCCACCATCGACGCGACGTGCCCGCTGGTCACCAAGGTCCACAAGGAAGCCGTCCGCTTCGCGAACGAGGACTTCGACATCCTCCTCATCGGGCACGAGGGCCACGAAGAGGTCATCGGCACCTCCGGAGAGGCCCCCGACCACATCACCCTGGTCGACGGCCCCGGCGACGTCGCCAAGGTCGAGGTCCGCGACCCCTCCAAGGTCGTCTGGCTCTCCCAGACCACCCTCTCCGTCGACGAGACCATGGAGACGGTCGACGCCCTGAAGGAGAAGTTCCCCCTCCTCATCTCCCCGCCGAGCGACG includes:
- a CDS encoding 4-hydroxy-3-methylbut-2-enyl diphosphate reductase; translation: MTASPGRRVLLAAPRGYCAGVDRAVIAVEKALEQYGAPIYVRHEIVHNKYVVQTLEKKGAIFVERTAEVPEGSIVMFSAHGVSPVVHDEAAAGKLATIDATCPLVTKVHKEAVRFANEDFDILLIGHEGHEEVIGTSGEAPDHITLVDGPGDVAKVEVRDPSKVVWLSQTTLSVDETMETVDALKEKFPLLISPPSDDICYATQNRQLAVKQMGAEAELVIVVGSRNSSNSVRLVEVAKLAGARAAYLVDFAEEIDEAWLEGVNTVGVTSGASVPEVLVEQVLERLSGHGFEDVEIVKAAEESITFSLPKELRRDLRAEAAALVEARTGGPSGK